The DNA region GGTGGACCGGATCATCTCCGGGCGGCGGACACCGCTGAAGGTGCGGGGCGTCGGCACGGCGATCTCATCGGTGACCTCGTAGCCGGCGGCCTTCCACGCCGGCAGGCCGCCGTCGAGGACGGTGACGTCGTCGAAGCCCTCGAAGCGCAGGTGCCACCACAGGCGGGTGGCCCAGAACCCCTCGTGCTGGTCGTAGACCACGACGGTCGCCCCGTCCCCGATGCCCAGGGCGCCCGCGGCAGCCGCGAAGCGCTCGTGGTCCGGCGCGGTGGCGGACAGGGGGCTGCCCGGGTCGGCGAAGTCGCCGAGCAGGTCGGCGAACAGGGCGCCGGGGATGTGCTCGGGCCGGTACGTGGCGACGCCCGAGACCGGGCGCGGGGTGCCGTCCGCGTCGGCGGCCAGGTGGGTGGTGGCGTCGACGACGACGAGGTCGGCGTCACCCAGGTGCGCGTGCAGCCACTCGGGGCTCACGGTGAGGGGGGTCGTCATGTCTGCTCCTTTCGATGACTACCCCTCCCAGGATAGACAGATCTGTTCAGTGGACGCGCTGGAGCCGGACGTTGGCGAACTCGGTCAGTCCCCAGCGGCCGAGCTCGCGGCCGTAGCCCGAACGCTTGACGCCGCCGAACGGCAGGCCGGGCATCGTCGTGCCGTGCTCGTTGACGTAGGCCATACCCACCTCGAGCCGCTCGGCCACCTCGGAGGCGCGGTCGACGTCGGTCCCCCACACCGAGCCGGACAGGCCGAAGTGGGTGTCGTTGGCGATCCGCACGGCCTCGTCGACGGAGTCGTAGGCGTACACCATGGCAACGGGGCCGAAGATCTCCTCGCGGTAGGCGTCCATCTCCTCGGTGATGTCGGTGAGGACGGTGGGCTGCATGAACGCGCCGGGCCGGTCGATCGCGGCGCCGCCCGTGACGAGCGTCGCGCCCTGCTCGACGGCGCGCTCGACCTGCTCCACGACGCCGTCGCGCGCGTCCTCGGAGGACAGCGGGCCCAGCTCGGTGCCCTCGTCGGCGGCGGGACCGACGGACAGTTCCTCGTAGAGGTTCTTCAGTCGCCCGACGAAGTCGTCCTTCATCTGCGCCGGGACGAAGATCCGCTTGGGCGAGTTGCAGGCCTGCCCACAGTTGGAGAGTCGCGCCCGACCCACGGTCTCGACCAGCTCGTCGAGGTCGTCGGCGTCCAGGACGACCAGCGGGTCGGAGCCGCCGAGCTCCAGGACGCTGGGCTTGAGGTTCTCCGCGGCCACCGTGGCCACCGCGGCCCCGGCGCCCTCGCTGCCGGTGAGGGAGACGCCCTTGATCCTGGGGTCGGCGATCATCTCGGCCACCGTGTCGCTCGAGGCGTACACGTTGACGTAGGCGTCCTCGGGGAGGCCGGCTCCGCGCTGGACCTTCTCGATCGCCGCGGAGGAGCGGGCGCAGATGCTCGCGTGCTTGAGCACGACGGTGTTGCCCAGTAGCAGGTTGGGTGCCGCGAACCGGGCCACCTGGTAGTAGGGGTAGTTCCACGGCATGATCCCGACCAGCGGTCCGACCGGCTCGTAGGTCACCCGGTTGAGCCGGGCGTCCGGCACATCCAGGGTGTCGGACTCGAGCAGCGCCGGGCCGTGCTCGCCGTACCAGCGGTAGATCGACGCCGCGAGGGCCACCTCACCCCGCGCCTGTTCGGGGAGCTTGCCCATCTCGGTGGTGATCGCCTTGCCCAGCTCCTCGCGGTGCTCGTCGAAGGCGTCGGCGATCGCCAGGAGGATCCGTGCCCGCTCGGACACCTCCGTCGCGCGCCAGGCGGCGAACCCCTCGGTGACCGTGCTCAGGATGGTGTCGACGTCCTCGGTCTGCTCGTACTCGCGGTCGGTCCGGCCGGTCGATGGATCGTGCGTGACGTACATGCGGTTCTCCTTCGCGTGGCGTTCTGGTCGAGGCTCGCCGGGATCGTTCCCGGCTCGTGCCGCGACGGTAGGACGCCCGCGGGCCGGACGCATCCGGTCGACACGCCACGACCCCGCCGGCGTCCAGGCGTGCCGGCGGGGTCGATCGGAGGTCGGGAGGGTCAGCCCCAGCCCTGGGCGGCGCGCCGATCGGCGTCGGCCATGCCCTGGTTGCCCTGGCTCGCGGCGCGCGAGATCTCGGCCAGCATCGCCTGGAGCGCGGCCGCGGCCTGGTCCCAGTCGTTCTGGTGCGCCTGGTAGGCGACGGCGGCGTCACCCTCCCACTCGGCGACGAGCGGCGCGAGGTAGGCCTTGAGGTCGTCGAGCGTGCTGCGCAGGGCGGTGGAGGCCTGCGTGACCTGCCCGACGAGCGCCTCGATCGGGCCATGGTTGTAGGTGATCTGTCCTGAGGTCATGGGAGTTCCCTTCCGGTGCTGGCGGTGTCGGCGGTCAGAGGTTGAGGGGGCCGGCGGCGCCGGCGCGGTTGATGAGTGCGGCGGAGTCCTGGTCCGCGGCGTCGAACGACGAACTGTTGGTCCGCATCGTCTCGGAGATCCCCGCCAGCGCGTGGTTGAGCTTGGTGCTCTGCTGCTGCCATTCGGTCATGATCTGGGTGAACCGGGCCTGGGCGGCGCCCCGCCACACCGAGCCCCCGAGCTGGGACACGGAGTCCCGCACAGTGCCGAGCAGTCGGTCGATCTCCAGGTTCACGTCGTCGACCCTCCTGGCCGCGGTGTCCATGGTCCCGATGTGGGTGTTGAACCCGGTCATCTCGTCCTCCCCTGTGGTCGGTGCGGAATCCCCTTCTGGGTCCGTCACAGTGTTCGACGCGCCCTCGGGGCGGTTCGGTTCCGCCTGATCGGCGAAAACTTCCCCGCGATTCACTCAGCGGGGTGCGATCACGCGGTCGCGTGCAGCCGCGATGCCGCCTCCACGGGGCCGATCGCGGGGACCACGAAGGACAGGAGACGGGCCCGGTCGCACGCGTCCACGACCCGCTCGGCGAGGCGTCCGCGCGCCAGCACCTCGGTCGACCCGGTGCCCGCCTCCCGCCTCCGTCGCCGCAGTCGGGCGAGGGCGTCGAGGATCCGGGGCACCTCGTCGTCGGTCATGGTGTCGCGGTAGGGGTCCCGGCGGTGCACCACCTCACGGTCGACCAGCGTGAGGCCACTCCGCGTCCGCTCGACCAGGCCCACGGTGGTCCGTGTGCGGCAGGTCTCCACGCAGATCGCCCACCGGGCCGAGGAGGACGGGAGCGCCTCGGCGGTGACCAGCGCGGCCCTGACCACGCGGGCGGTGACACCCACCGCGTCGGCGGCGCCGACCAGCCGCGCGGTGCGGCTGGCCCCCCAGTCGGTGGGTACGACCAGCACCACGGCGTCGCCCTCGCGTGCCGCGCCCCACCGCAGTGCCCGGGCTACGGGGGGCCCGAGGAGCTCCGAGACGGGGACCGACAGGCCCGCGACGTCGACGCGGTCACGATGGGCATAGGCGACGGGGTCGGATAGGCACCGGTCCGGGAATCGGCGGGCGGCCGACTCGACGCGGTCGGAGCACTCCAGGCGATCGCCGCCCGGGGGCAGGGCCGTTCCGTCCATCCCGGCGAGCACGGACACCGGTGCGACGACCGGGGACAACTCGGCGGAGGCGGAGGCGGCCGCCACCGTCAGCCCGGAGCAGGACAGATCGATAGCAAGGGTCGCCGCCCGCG from Dietzia sp. B32 includes:
- a CDS encoding sulfurtransferase: MTTPLTVSPEWLHAHLGDADLVVVDATTHLAADADGTPRPVSGVATYRPEHIPGALFADLLGDFADPGSPLSATAPDHERFAAAAGALGIGDGATVVVYDQHEGFWATRLWWHLRFEGFDDVTVLDGGLPAWKAAGYEVTDEIAVPTPRTFSGVRRPEMIRSTEDVAATLDDENTILVNVLDEATYRGDIDSYGRPGHIPGSINLPVTSLRDPESGALRPIGELRAEFEAAGLLDEDRKVVTYCGGGIAATGVAHALALAGREDVAVYDGSMVAWAADPDLPLVTGDSPR
- a CDS encoding NAD-dependent succinate-semialdehyde dehydrogenase; translated protein: MYVTHDPSTGRTDREYEQTEDVDTILSTVTEGFAAWRATEVSERARILLAIADAFDEHREELGKAITTEMGKLPEQARGEVALAASIYRWYGEHGPALLESDTLDVPDARLNRVTYEPVGPLVGIMPWNYPYYQVARFAAPNLLLGNTVVLKHASICARSSAAIEKVQRGAGLPEDAYVNVYASSDTVAEMIADPRIKGVSLTGSEGAGAAVATVAAENLKPSVLELGGSDPLVVLDADDLDELVETVGRARLSNCGQACNSPKRIFVPAQMKDDFVGRLKNLYEELSVGPAADEGTELGPLSSEDARDGVVEQVERAVEQGATLVTGGAAIDRPGAFMQPTVLTDITEEMDAYREEIFGPVAMVYAYDSVDEAVRIANDTHFGLSGSVWGTDVDRASEVAERLEVGMAYVNEHGTTMPGLPFGGVKRSGYGRELGRWGLTEFANVRLQRVH
- a CDS encoding WXG100 family type VII secretion target, encoding MTSGQITYNHGPIEALVGQVTQASTALRSTLDDLKAYLAPLVAEWEGDAAVAYQAHQNDWDQAAAALQAMLAEISRAASQGNQGMADADRRAAQGWG
- a CDS encoding WXG100 family type VII secretion target; amino-acid sequence: MTGFNTHIGTMDTAARRVDDVNLEIDRLLGTVRDSVSQLGGSVWRGAAQARFTQIMTEWQQQSTKLNHALAGISETMRTNSSSFDAADQDSAALINRAGAAGPLNL